The sequence AGTACATGCACTATAGCTATAGAACTTGTGCACATCAAGGATGTTCTCATCTGCGAAACGACAGTTTCTCTGTTGGACACTGGTCTGTCGAATCTCTTCATCGTTCTCAATGTCACGCTTCGAGATGTATCTTCTAAAATATTACagttaatattatttaaaaatccatataaacatataacttACTTACACAAAGGAAATATAGGGTCCTACCACAAGAAAATCCGTTTTAGGTGTGACTAATGTGGGTACCTCCTCAGTGCCAAGTATAAACACCTGTTAAAAGTGAAAGTGCTTCTGTTTATCAAAGCAATACTACATTAAAACTAAGCTTAATAGAGCTTTTAAATACATACAGCGCACTTTTAGGTTGAAATATTACTAACTTTacataaaattaatttttaagaaatgCTCAAACTTCCATTgcatgatttttttttaattttgggtTTTTCATATTATTAAATCAATGGATAAGAAACCTATTAAACTCACCGTAGCTTCTATATGCAATTCCATTACCAGGGAGCCCGGTCCTCTGTCACGATTTGAATACATATTTAACTTGGGCTCTTTGAGTTTCCTAATTTAATTAACAAGAATATAAGGCTTTTTACAAatagaaattagttttttccaGACCCACCCAGATTGAAGAGAATTAATGGCATAGCAAATTCCCAGCTCAGTTTCCATGCGATGAAAGTACTTGCAGCACTCAAATGGTTTACCATTCCACTCGCAATTACTTATTGAGTCCACACAACTGGTTCTAACTAATTCAGCGTAATATGAAAAATTTGAGTAAAAACATGAGGCAGTGACCTCTTCGCCACTGCATTCATGAACTGTGTGATAAGATTCGCCCCGGAAGAAGGCAATCTCGCTAAGGACCTCCTCCAAAGTGAAGTCGTGATCAGCGCCCCATAGTCTAAAATTGTTGTCAAGCCCCGTTTAATATGGATTGTATCATTATCAGACTTGATCTTACTGTTCAGCCACCTCCTGTATTCGATCCATGTTTTTGGATTCGCAGACTATAATGGCCGGGAAGTTGGTATTCCAATCGCGAAACGAACTCTCCACCACAAAACTGATTGCATTGTTCTCAAAGGCACCTAAATAGTATCTTTAAGCTCAAATATCATAGCATTATCTGTGGTTACTCACTCAACGAGGCTTTAATCAACAACCAGGAGGCATACCAAGAGGCAAACAGACAAATAACCCAAAAGATACGCTCTATCCAATTGGCATCCTTGTCCACTATAAACCGGGCTCCATGCAAAGTGGAGTTCTTGAGATACTCCTCTATAATTCGGCTGAATCTCATGACGATTGTGGTCACTTTGAGGTCCAGTCTGTGACTAATTTATTTCGCTACGGTAACCATATGTATAAGCTTCATTAGTAACCAAATTTGGTTATCCATCATCTCGCTTGATTCCTTCAGCTGTGAATTTTCCCAGACTTCTAACACGCAAGTGGTCGGGAATTAAATCAAGATTGCATGCATTAAACGTTGTTTACCATACACAAATAAAGGCTCAAATCACATTGTATGATTAGCTCATCAGCATCACCTGTATAAGTTATATCTCCCATAAAACACAGCAAAAAGATTTCAACTGGGAAGTGCGAGAGCCTTATAAGGAGTTATTTGTATAGTTAAAACACCTTAATAGCACTAGATATACTAGCACGTAAAACACATAAGCTGAAAGCTGATCGAGGGGGGTATATTTGGAAACACgtaatacatatttatttatattatgcTCAACAGACTTATGTAAAAACCTTTAAGAAAATCATCGTTTATTATTATACTTATACACTTTTTTAAGTGTAAAGGCCTAAGCTGCTATGGGTATATAATTTGTtcagtaaaaataaatattttaagaaacaCATTTTAAGTATACCTTATCATATGGTTATCACAgcctaaaataaaaaatttcagaAATGTATTTTTGCTTTCATCAGGCAAATACCTGATTTGCCACACCTCCAAGAGCTGACCCCTAATTTCTTGATCCACAGTCTAGGCCAAAAACAAATAACCTAATCTGGATTTCAGCTCACGCTTTTTAAGAGGCTTTTCCCCCCTGGGTTGCGCACTTTTCTATATCTGCTTACTTTATCTCGAGATAATTTACAGAGGTCTGGAGATAGGATCGCACTTTCGGTATATTAAAGGTTAACGCCACCCTAGGAACTCCAAACAGttgatttcgaaatggcaacCGCTATAGAACTGAGTCCCAGTGAGATTCGCGGTCTGTGCCAGCGTTACTTGCATCAGGATATTCCTAATTCGGAAACGGGATTCGATATTATCAGTTATCAACTAAGACCGACCTCGGATGCTCCAGTTGGATATTTGGGTAGTCACTTTTACCTTCAGGTCACTTTGCAGCTGCACAATCCCAAGGAAACCAAGCAGCTGACATTCTTTTCAAAGTCGGCACCTGAAAATAATGCTTCGCGGATGGAATATCTGGAGAATTTCGGAGTGTTCCAAAAAGAAATCGCTGTGTACCAGAACGTACTTCCAGATCTTCACAAAGCCTGTGCCGAAGTGGCGCCAAAGTGCTATTATGCAGATAAGAATTTGCTGGTCTTCGAGAACCTCGCAGATCAGGGTTATCGAATGGGTGCAGGGCGCGATGGTTTGCTATCTTACGAACAGCTCCATTGTTGCCTAAAGACCTTGGCCGCCCTGCATGCTGGTTCTATTATTCAGGAACAAAAAACGGGCAAAAAACTACCCGAATCGCAACCAAAATCGGTGGTGGAGAATGCCTATCCCAGTGATTTGCCACCAGAAAATTTGCGCATGGTGAACTTCCTAAATGCTTGCGAAGTGCTTAAGGAGTTTATCAAACTGATACCCAAATATCAGACAAAGTTGGACTATATTTTGGAGAATTTCACCAAGAAGATGTCTTATATTTTCGAGGCTGTCAAGACCTCAGAAGTGTATACGAATACCTTACTCCATGGCGATTTGTGGTCCAATAATATTATGTTCCAGTACGGCAAATATGGAGAAATTCCTCAGCAATGTCGCCTAGTGGACTTCCAATTGGCCAGATATGCCCCACCTGCCCTCGATGTGTTGACCGTGCTGACTATACCCACCTCGAAGGCATTCAGGGATGCCCATTTGAGCGAACTTCTAGCGGAATATTACCGCTTTATGACCGAGTTCTTGAAACGAGCCGATTTGGATATAGCTCGTTTTATACCAGAACAAAGTTTTTACAAATCCGTGGAAGAGTTCCGAAGCATTGGCCTAATTGAAAGCTGTTTGTTCTGTCACTTGGTTGTGCTCCCAGCTACTTCCACCCAGAAATTGACAGGTTCTTCGGATGGCTTCAGTGACTTCTTCGGTAGCAAGCGCATTGAGATTTGTCTGGAGGCCTTTAACACAGATGAGATGTACAGGAATCGATTGGTGGACATGATTCAAGACTTTGTGGATAATTTCGTATTAAAGGAGAAAAAGGAATAGTGTATATCAAccttaaatattattaaaaaattattgtaatattttcttattcaacataataatttttaaagaaaatatgtaTACTTAACAAGTTCAATGTAGGTatgtgtttaaaattaaagagGCAAATTAACAATACCCTTTTAAAGGTATTCAATTGACAATGCTTTAAAATTTGAaactttaataaatatttttatatatataaaagaaagTGATTCATTACCATGTGCGTATCAtccaaattttaattataggCCTACAAATATAGAAGCGAATCCCTCAACCCCAGCTTTGCTTAGCTTTTGCCGCATGCTTCGTTGAGTTTTGGTTTTCATTTTCGTTTAGCCTCTCTGTTTTCGGTTTTGAAAACTTTCAAGTTGTGTCCAAAACCTGCCCAACGATCTGCGGTTTCGGCCAGTCTCTGACAGTTGGTTAACGTAAACTTAAATTCAGTTGCCAATCGGCCGCGTTCAAATCAACAGCTTGGCGGCTCTTCGAAAATCGAAGCGGTTTTTACGATCCTAAATAACAAAACTGAAAACATTTATACAAAATGTGAGTTTGATTCATTGTGACATTAAATGTACGCATTTGTACAAATCGATCACAAAACTAAATATCGCGTAAAAATATGGATATTGTGGTGactaattttataaaaaaaaatgtgcctttatttaatttgatgATCACAATTTACATttagaaaataatataaaaaatgtagtGCTTATTATAAATCAAGGCGactattttatattatttgtataataattatagctaaagttataaaaatgcaaataaagTATTTTGCATAATTTTTAGTAAGATCTCTAGACAAAAAATTGCATAATCTTTAAGCATGAACAAGGCGATGATCCCACAACATAACTTAAAAATTCGATACGGATACCACCCACAAAGAGCCAAGAAAAACTGTGACAAAAACTATGCGAGCCacaacaaaatttaaaaaaaaaccataaatAACTTGACCTATCACAAGAGCAACTACAACCATAAAGTAAAGTCGGCAACACTGACTGACAAGCATAAAACCTTAAAAAAAGACCAATGACGGGTGTACTCAACACATAATTCAGTTTAATGGTCAcgtttttttaacaaatgcaCAAAAATGTCCAAGAAAAAAGCGTCGCTAAACCCAGTCACAATAAAccttaaataataataacaataatgcagtaaccaaaaaaaattgttacGATTGTCATGTTGTgcagtattttcaattaaccCGAGTGAAGACCCAAAACAAATGCCAAATGCTTAGCCCACTTACACCATTTGGCTAATAAATATGATCCACAGTGACTGCATATCAATATTGACCACAAATGTTGAAAGGAGGCGTGGCAGTTGGGGCGGTATGTGTGTCGGGGGGCTGACAGTTGAATTTACCTTTTGGAAATACGTGATCCATAAAGCTGACACACTTTTTCGGTAGCGATTAttatgaaatttttaattGGGCTTTATTGAATACTAATGTAGATCGCAATCAATTTTGAATTTACCTAAAACTTTTAGTTGTAAAAGATCAAGGAATTAAGTCAAAGTGCCGTTACTTAAGATTGAAcaacaaatataatattttcaaatctTAAATGAAAAAGATTTTGGGAGCGTAAAAATGTTTGCTATTTATTGTAAAGCTTTTGAAAAAAATTCGTAAAAGTTTGtaaaaatttctaaaaattacttataaaattttgtttttatgctCTCGACATCTTTATAGCtatacaataataataaagacGACAGTATATGTACTtgtctaaaaaaaaaatcctgtGTGTAAGCTAAGTAATTTTGGGAGGCAACTATAAAATAACAGCTAGCAAACTATTTTAATGACTTTTTGCAAAACACTCTCAAAAACATTACAAAGAATAACATGTAATACAAgagttttaattaaaaacttcATGGGGATATGAAATGTGCATAAAACAAGGGAAATACCATCCTCAACGACGACAACCTTGAAACGGCTTAAAGAGTTCACACTTTCGAAAATTAACGATCACTTGCCGGCTCAACTTGTAATGAGCGTTAAGTGGGAACAGGGTTTATATCATCTCTGTTGTTATTATTTCGGGCTCCAGTTGCGTACCAAGGTTCCTGTGACCTTTCACCCAATAACGGTAGCTATCCAACCCAATTCTCAGACCCAGTTTCTTGATCCCACTCAATCGAGGGAAATATGTACGAAGCAAAAATTGTAACAGATGCGTTGAGCATATTTCCTCATTGTATGCAAAATAGTATAAACAAATTTGTGGTCGTCGTAGCATAACAATAATACACAATACGTCAATCTTTGTCAATTAACCACATGACCCAAATTGGGAATGCtggaatggaatggaatgaagCGTCGTACATGCTATATCTTTGTATATATGGCTGTGAAAAGCGAAAACTGCAGCGACGCGGCGTTGACGCCAATTGGATTCCATTGACCTAATCAGacccaacaacaacaagtcTCGTAGTTGCAGATCGTAAGTAAGTAGTCAGTTAGTCGTCCCAACAACAATTGCCCGGTGGCTTGGTATACAAAATAAGCACGAAAACCTGAAAATGCCAACACATTTTTGACTGGGAAGGCTGCGGTCTTTTCGCATGCACAAAACGCCAGAATTGCATAAGATGGCCGGTAAAACGGCTTGGATAGCAACCGGAGGCGAAATGCAGCCAACAACCGATGGGACATCACTTGGGTGTGATCGAGGGGGTCTAAACTGGGGTATCCCCACAAGGGTGGGTCAATGAACTGATCGGAATGGTCGAATTCAGGgtgactttttttttttcctatCGAATCTTATCAAAACTCaatggaaatattttaaaaactatttcATAAACTACTTTTAgcatatatattatatataaaatatggTTTGAATATGTAGTAAATTCGGCATTTAAGTTTCAGGAATAAAGTCTATGCTTCTTGGTATATATTGATACCGACATTAATACTTAAGAAAGGTCAGTTGTATTTATAATAGAACCCTTTCGGAATCTTCTTAAAATGGATCTAAGACAGGGAAAAAATATAGTAGACTACCAATACAGGAAAATCTTAAATACCTCTATTAAGGGTAGCAGACATATAAATGGTAATATTTTAGTTAGTATCCAGAGAAATTGAAGTTGCATCATAAAACCTTCCTCCCCTCTTCAACTGAATAAAAATCGCATTATCAAGCCCCGGCTTTGGCGATCTTTTCGCCTTATAAAATGCCATGAACCCTCGACTAACCATGAGTTGGCAGGTTGACCGAAGGGCGGCGGCAAGGCAGTCTTTTGGTCAACCAACCAGACACTGCGAAAGCGCAAGTGCCGCAAGTGGCAATATCAAGTCCAAAACTTACATCATCGGCCAGAAACAAGCGGCAAGCGGTCGTCACTGCCGGTTATCCAATTAAAAGCAAAGATCAGGGATCTTTTTGCAGCCAAAGTGGGCCGCATAAGCCAACTAACAGACGCATGACGCTGGaaaatgcatatatatttGCAGCAGAGTTTTTCTCCTCGCAGCACGCGACATCTAGGAAATGGCAGTCACATGACAACCGAGTTTTACCACGGCAGACAAATCGAAACTCCCAGTGACCGCAGTCAGTGTTGCCAGAAAAATGTCTTAAAATATCAACAAAATTAAGGATCTTAATAACATATCACCGAAATAATCCTTTTGCTATTTAAggattatttattaaaaaatacaaatcaaAATGTTTTACAAAAAACTGGGGAACTAAAGCATAATTTTCGGTATTCTGAACTCTTTTAgggtatatatatttttggctTACGAATATTATTCATATACATTTATATGAGTTTGACTGTGATACACATAAAACCAAATGGCCAGCACTGTCCCCTTGTGGAAGCCCAGTCAGCTGACTTGGCCAACAAGTTGTCCCGGGCTCCCGAGAGTGAAAAGCGGTCATTTAGGCGTGGACTGGATGCAGTGGATGGGGAATGGGGGatgcgtgtgtgtgcgtgacAGGCGGAAACTTGTAATATCATATGCACGCCACAATTATGTAATGATCATCACGATAATACCTTAAGCCGAGCAAGTGGTATCTGTCAGTCAGCCGAATTCAACGAGGCGTGATCTTCCTCTCCTCTGTCATTCAAGGTGCCTCCTGCCCGGTCGTTTCATTTGGTCAGCATTTTTTGTGACGATGGTGGGTCTATCCATAATGGTCGAGGCCAGGCCCCAGAGGAATTTGCAGCACATTGCCGTGGTGGAGAACGCCGCCTGGGAAAAGACCCTTCCACAACAGTTTCAAAATCCCTTCTACAACACACCAAGGGTGAGGGACGCCCTGGCCAGATCCAGTTGGTTTGGACCCGGCGAGGAGGTGGTAAGTACCATAATACTAATCGAAAGATTTGTAAAAATGCAGTACATGTATTTGTATTAACTCAAAAACTTTACATAAATGCAAAAAGTATTTAACCTGTTGTATAATCTCGTCAAAGATATCTAAAGTATTTGTATAATTTTCCTTCAGGTTTATGACCGTCAGGCTGAGAAAATTCCACGCATGGAAATCTACAATGTGCTGTCCCATGCTGGTTTAATACCACGTCGGCGTTTtctttaaattaacaaatattttaatatcgTTTATCTACTGTaatattatgaaaataaaagtcaaAGTCATTAGTTTAGGAATTAAAAAGGACTATGATTCTACGAAATAATTGTGGCGGAAATTGAGAATATTATGAATTTTATATTGTATTTCTTATATGgttgaaaatgaaatttaactataatatattatttatctTAACACCCTTTTCACGACGAATCTATAGCCAAACATACATAAAAAAACGTCTTTATTGCATTATGACTTGTATTACCTACTTGTCTTATACAAAAATAGaagaatttaaatttgttagaACAACTAATAGTTTACATTCATAACCTCAGTTTGGTTCTCAGCGCCGTAATGGTCTTCAATCGATTATCCAACGCCTGCTGGTCAAGTTCTTCTCCGGGTGGCAGATCCTCTAGCTTTTCATTCTGCTCCAGCAGAGTTTTTCGGGTGTCTAGTGTGTTCTTTGTCACCTCATCCAACTCTTCATCCTCCGGCTCCTCATCACTGTGGCCGTACGACACTCCATTTCCATTGACCATTCCTCCATTGGTCACTGCGGCATCTTCTCCAGCTGCCGACGCGTGCCTTAAGGTTGAGTCCGCCGGAATTAGCAGCGATTTTACAAATTCACCACAAATCAGGCTCATGGCAGGCATCGTGTGGGCGGAAAGATTGACAAACTGTAATACAGAGATGAGATATTAATTGGCATTGACCTTGCTGAAGTTCAAAAACTGTGTTAGTAGTGGCTGCTCAGTGCCGATTTTTGGGTGCCGAAATAGCTAGATTTATAAACACACTTTGTGTCAATCATAAACATACACAAAAGCATAAACTATAGACTCatgaaaacatttaaattgaaacccattttattaaatttgaaaataatcCCTTACAGAATcccttaaaataaaaataaatattaagacCTTTTCAAAtgtacattttatattttgtataccATACTAGTTAGTACTATACTACTTTCTAGATTAACTCAAACCAGAATCCCTTCAAACCCCTATTCATAGCTTTAAAAAAGCTTAAAATACAACACTATTTGGAGGCGTCTGTACTTGAGTCtattttggatttttttgggTGTCGAGATTGTGGTTCAAGTTCGGCGTTGGACAATGATAATCACATGATTACTACTCTGTTTCGGTGTTGTCATTGCGGAGCGTCTTTTAAATGCGCCGAGTGCCGTGTCTCTATTAACCTTCGCGCATGCGCCTGTGGATATTGTTGATCCAATTTTATGCAAACTAAATGGAATTGGCAAAAACAATCCAAGTGCAAACATGTCTGTCAATTCGTTGAGTGGCAagttgaaaaatattattgtttttCCCAGGAAAGAAGACACTCACAGATGACTCAAAGTGATTCAGTAGCGATAAGCTTGAATCCAGAATTGAGTTAATTATCAGCAACCGACTAAAACTAGTATAAATCCTCGAAAAATACGGCAATTGACGAAAGTAATTAAGGCAAGTACAATATTGCATATAGCAACAGTGTCGGGAAAATTTACAACGTCGAACAAAGCGATCTTAATTATTGGCCGAACATAATCGAGTATTATTGGGGAAAACTAAAGTGTCACAAGCACGCAATGGAAAGCGCTCGAAGCACGCATAAACAATAAATTGAGGGAACAATGGCTTGGCAGAGAAGGGGGAGTGGGTTCAATAAAGGAAACAGTGGTACAGAAAGTGGTAAATGAAACAGTTCGTACAGTtattaaaatatgaaaatattcgaTTGGTAATcaattataatatattatacgATAACTACAATTGTAATTCGAGTTTATGTACAAATTCATGtactttccttttcttaactCACTTTCAAAATTCGCTTTAGAATCCAAACCaccaaattaaaaatataaaaccgTGAATTCTTTAGATCAAGGAACCAACCGAACTTTAACAGACTATCTTTCTGAGTCATTAACATCGGTATCAGATATGTAAGACGTATTTTATCAGTAAAAACAATCACTTTTTTTAGACTTTTATATAAAAGTCAAGGAATTGAAGTTATTGGTagacttttatttttcgatCAGAGACTAAGTTATTATCTGgcttaaaagttaaaaaataaacgTTATTATTTCACTAACttcaagaaaattaaaaaaaaaatttctcaCAAATTTCGTGTCCGATTTCTCGAtccaaaatataaaacaaaaaaaatgtggcTCCTGGGCTTTTTAGTTATGTATAATACTTTATACGTAATTGGTTTACTATGGAAATTTTTAAAGGATAGATTACAAGTATGTATACGAATTCGACGTCGACTTCAGAAAGTCAGAATGTATACAAGCCctattatatttttgctatggctTTTAGCTTCCGATCCCACTGTGCAACGGTTGGCGGAGGTACGCCTGCACTAGCTCCCCATTGCCCGTTCACAATGGGCACTGGCAAGTGCACAAGTCATCCGAGCAAAGAGCACAAAAGAGCGAGCACAACCCACAATAATAACAAAACCAAGAATTACGGAGAGCGAACGAAGCCGAATCCCATGCCGAAGCCGAAGTGGAAATCCGGAGCCGAAGTCGGGAGCTGTGAGTATAAATTGCCGAGAGCCGCGGCGACAGCTCAACACTTTACCGTTGTGTTCCGCTGAAACAACCGTTAGCCGGAAAGAAGAGAGCCGGAAGCGCGTGCCGCTAAAGTTTACGGAAATAAAGGCGGACAAAAGTTCATCCTCGCCTGCAACTGACAAAGTGCCAAAATCCAGATTAAACGATTTACGATCCAAtcacaaaaataaacaaaaattccGGACGGTGCAGTGGCGCATTAGAACTCCAACTGCAACAACACCTCCTTCTCTTCACCCGCATCCGGGTAACGGAAAATCGGGAAATCGGAAAATGTGGCCCAACTTCGTGGCAGTCATTTCCCTGCTGTGCCTTGCATTCTTTGCTTGGGCAAAAGCTGGACCTGTGCCAATAGTGAATGAGGTGAGTGGTTGACAGGGGGGCATTGGGGCATGCGAAAAAGGAGTACAGCAGGGGGCACGAATTTGGGGCAATGACTTCACTCGCATTCCAAAAtaaaatggctgccaactgcAACATGCAGGAAGTGCAAACTCGCTAATTAAAAGTGGGCGTTGAGAATCGCGAGAAAAACAAAGTGCACTCTTAATTAAAAGATTGCTTTTGAATTAAAAACAGCGGGGGAACAAAACCATAAAAGGAAAACATGATATAGGAAGTCAAGAGTGGGATTACACATGCAGATTTAACATAACAACTACCACACATGTGTTTTTGATTCCATAAGTTAAACCCAACAGAATttagaaaaaaacatataGGATTTACACTTCAGTCTACCCAAACTGTATAAATACGGACTTGATTTAATCTACCCTATAAGTTGGGGAATGAAAGTTGAAAGTAATCAGCTAATGTCTATAGAACTTTGCAGTATTGAGTATTGCAATGAAGTTTCATCAAAGTTATATGGTGaagaaaatcaatttaaagataatgattatttttacattatttaaaaacaataatagcCCCAGGAAATCAACAAACTTTGTTTGTCGCACACGTTTGCGGCGTGTGTTGCTAATCTGTACAACTATATTTAGATAGGATGCTAACAATTCGTTCCGAAGATCAGCGAGACTTTCTATAGACGACCGCCGTTTATATAATATTCCATATTGATCCTATCCCTTATCAATTCTCATGAAGACTTGACCCTTGATAGAATAAACAAagtaattaattaataataaatataccaACTGATTACTGGAATGATATTTTTGAAAGGAATACCCCCAAATTGCTGGAGTCAAGTTCAGCTGATTACTTAAATATTATACAACATGGTGGGCTTATCAACAGCTCACATGTTTAAGCTATCATGTGATGATAATACCTCTCCAGCTCGATCAATTTCGGTCTAAGTAGACCTATCCCAAAATCCCTAAGCACAAGAGCCTGAATCGTAGATGGTGTAGTTGCTAGGGTACTAAACCTCACATGATTTGCAAAAATCTTAAGCGGAGACACAATTGAAAGGCGGGTCCAAAAATAAAACCCACTTTGAAAAAATAGCGTTATAAATCTCAATGGAAATTATTCAAATTCAGTTGAACGCCAGTTGGGCGCAGACAAAAAGCACAAAAGAACAGTACaactaaaaaaacaaaagatagTGACGGCATTACGAAACGACGTCAGAGTGGGGAAAACTTTGAACTCCTTTAGTAAGGAGGCTTATTTGCCTTTAAAATTAATCTTTATATTCTTGGACATGAGAGATACAAATATCCttactataatatttttttagcaCCAACAACTGATGCCCAAGGTACCCCAATGGCATTGTCTGCGCTACTTTAAGCATGACGTCCTGATGATGCGCCGCTGTCGCCATTTGCGAGTCCCAACGGCGCCTCGACTAGGAGATGTCCTTAAGCGTAAGAAGAAATAGTATCCGGCCCACAGACAATCATCGTCAATACTCAAAACGACTGAGCAACAAGATCaattaaatttacattttttaaaggatTTCTAAACCAGACCAAAGCtaaatcaaatatatatactaCCAAATATTATAGAACTTCCGGAACTAACAATAAGTCTAACCAATTGTACTTCATAGCTATGTAAGATTTCAATAAAACGACTACGAAAACTAAAAGAAAAAGTGTACACAATTGGTTGTGTAGAAAAATTGGGgatacaaaaaatattgttgATATAGATTCAACCAAATCTTCAATTgggatttttgaaaaaaaattacttAGAAGCCTTTTgccttaaataaattaaaaaaccaaATAACTCA is a genomic window of Drosophila suzukii chromosome 2L, CBGP_Dsuzu_IsoJpt1.0, whole genome shotgun sequence containing:
- the ppk13 gene encoding sodium channel protein Nach — encoded protein: MRFSRIIEEYLKNSTLHGARFIVDKDANWIERIFWVICLFASWYASWLLIKASLSAFENNAISFVVESSFRDWNTNFPAIIVCESKNMDRIQEVAEQLWGADHDFTLEEVLSEIAFFRGESYHTVHECSGEEVTASCFYSNFSYYAELVRTSCVDSISNCEWNGKPFECCKYFHRMETELGICYAINSLQSGKLKEPKLNMYSNRDRGPGSLVMELHIEATVFILGTEEVPTLVTPKTDFLVVGPYISFVRYISKRDIENDEEIRQTSVQQRNCRFADENILDVHKFYSYSACTVQCRKDRQMELCNCSSHLSPNSPEWQLCNMDGLECLNRNYEDLSVIIAKWSKRRGRKGLVCDCLPSCTEVDITTVFDSKENMAGSQNPVSRIEVGLIELPTERYKRNLVRGKLDLVVSIGGTTGLFVGASLLSFVEIFYYITIRPYTTYMNEKRRLKRLILPKRLH
- the LOC108008119 gene encoding uncharacterized protein codes for the protein MATAIELSPSEIRGLCQRYLHQDIPNSETGFDIISYQLRPTSDAPVGYLGSHFYLQVTLQLHNPKETKQLTFFSKSAPENNASRMEYLENFGVFQKEIAVYQNVLPDLHKACAEVAPKCYYADKNLLVFENLADQGYRMGAGRDGLLSYEQLHCCLKTLAALHAGSIIQEQKTGKKLPESQPKSVVENAYPSDLPPENLRMVNFLNACEVLKEFIKLIPKYQTKLDYILENFTKKMSYIFEAVKTSEVYTNTLLHGDLWSNNIMFQYGKYGEIPQQCRLVDFQLARYAPPALDVLTVLTIPTSKAFRDAHLSELLAEYYRFMTEFLKRADLDIARFIPEQSFYKSVEEFRSIGLIESCLFCHLVVLPATSTQKLTGSSDGFSDFFGSKRIEICLEAFNTDEMYRNRLVDMIQDFVDNFVLKEKKE
- the LOC108021030 gene encoding uncharacterized protein, translated to MCLLPGRFIWSAFFVTMVGLSIMVEARPQRNLQHIAVVENAAWEKTLPQQFQNPFYNTPRVRDALARSSWFGPGEEVVYDRQAEKIPRMEIYNVLSHAGLIPRRRFL
- the LOC108021031 gene encoding uncharacterized protein, whose protein sequence is MWPNFVAVISLLCLAFFAWAKAGPVPIVNEHQQLMPKVPQWHCLRYFKHDVLMMRRCRHLRVPTAPRLGDVLKRKKK